A genomic window from Tenebrio molitor chromosome X, icTenMoli1.1, whole genome shotgun sequence includes:
- the GlcT gene encoding ceramide glucosyltransferase-B, which yields MAPMIYPSYVFALFFIIFWFAMWLLHLIAIFYGKYRLHNKVGNLPPDEPCRGVSILKPLMGVDNNLLTNLETFFTMNYPIYELLFCIEDETDPAIEVVNSLIEKYPKVAAHVFIGGSVVGVNPKINNMNRAYEASNYDLILISDSGIRMKEDTLLDMVNRMDEKTGLVHQLPFTCDRPGFAATLEKIYFGTAQSRIYLAADFFRINCHTGMSALMRKPVIEEQGGLKSFGCYLAEDFFIAQSYINRGWKTAISTQPAMQNSGICDVENFQARLTRWAKLRVAMIPFVILLEPLSECMMIGAVTAWSVSVIFQWDFFVFYLVHILIWFICDWTLLRIVQNGSLPFNKFHFVIGWLFRELSGPYLFVNAVLDPPIKWRNRIFKLAWGGVAQELNPRIKC from the exons ATGGCGCCAATGATTTATCCTTCATATGTGtttgcattattttttataatattttggtTTGCTATGTGGCTTTTACATCTAATAGCAATATTCTACGG CAAATACAGGCTACATAATAAAGTCGGAAACTTACCCCCTGACGAGCCGTGTCGAGGAGTTTCAATTCTAAAACCGCTAATGGGagtagataataatttattaaccaATTTAGAAACCTTTTTTACAATGAATTACCCAATA TATGAACTCTTGTTTTGTATAGAAGATGAAACTGATCCAGCAATTGAAGTTGTAAACAGTTTGATAGAAAAGTATCCAAAAGTGGCTGCTCATGTGTTCATCGGTGGTTCAGTAGTGGGTGTTAatccaaaaattaacaatatgaATAGAGCTTATGAAGCCAGCAATTATGACCTGATACTCATATCTGATAGTGGAATAAGAA tgaaagAGGACACTCTTCTGGATATGGTAAATCGTATGGACGAAAAAACTGGATTGGTCCATCAATTGCCTTTCACATGTGACAGGCCTGGTTTTGCTGCAACTTTAGAAAAG ATATATTTTGGTACAGCACAATCTAGGATATATTTAGCAGCtgatttttttagaattaattgTCATACTGGTATGTCGGCTTTGATGCGAAAACCAGTGATTGAAGAACAAGGAGGGTTAAAATCATTTGGGTGTTACTTAGCCGAAGACTTTTTTATTGCACAATCCTACATAAACAGAGGATGGAAAACTGCCATTAGTACCCAACCAGCAATGCAAAATTCCGGTATTTGCGatgtagaaaattttcaagCTCGCCTTACGAG GTGGGCGAAGTTACGAGTTGCCATGATTCCATTTGTAATCCTCTTGGAACCTCTCTCCGAATGTATGATGATTGGAGCTGTCACAGCATGGTCCGTAAGCGTAATTTTTCAATGGGACttctttgtattttatttagtacatattttaatatggTTTATCTGTGATTGGACCCTACTACGTATAGTACAG AATGGTTCCTTGccttttaataaatttcattttgtaaTTGGTTGGTTATTTAGGGAGTTATCAGGTCCCTATTTGTTCGTTAATGCCGTTTTAGATCCTCCAATAAAATGGCgcaatagaatttttaaattggctTGGGGAGGGGTTGCCCAAGAACTAAACCCtagaataaaatgttaa